The window gaatgctgaaggtgagatggatagatcgaatcacgaatgaagagatactgaatcgaattggtgagaggagattgatttggctaaatttgacaagaagaagagatagaatgataggacacatcttaaggcacccaggacttgttcagtttgtttttgaaggaagtgtaggtggtaagaacggtaggggtagaccaaggtatgaatatgacaagcagattagagcggatgtaggttGCAATagtcatgtagaaatgaaaaggttagcacaggatagggtggcatggagaactgcatctaaccagtctatggactgatgactcaaacacagcacactttgtcattatatgaatttttcatcgaAACAGTGTTTTGTGGCTGAAGATGTAAGTAATATACGAAACATTACCACTTTTAACcagtaagttgccttaagcaatttagtgtatcgacaaggtggaaaaaaaaaatacttagttgtgaatctgtttaagtgcgatacgggccatgaagctgattttatgtaaaataatacctatctgttggtgcgacgtaaggcaaatagaaaaaaaattacattaagtaTTCTTCCTAATCccttatcgatggcctagaatgaatacctcgtatctcaaaaagttcttcctatcgaatatttcccttaagactggtcacgcctcccagccacatttggatatgcattgcatcagaacaatgttcgttgggtttatttttctatgcagttgagtaaaggaaaataaaccttatgaaaattatactctaggagttagtaaatatgtcacgcagacatactttcctatagcacggtacagtaaggttcattttccttcacacgtcagcataggaataaagaacacaacgaacattgttctgatggactgcatattcatgtgtggcttggaggcgtaaccagtcttgagggaaatattggatatgaagaactttgtgagatacgaggttttcattctaggccatcgttatactgttttcctatcctttatttGTAATCGTCTAActatattatttgtgtatattatcctttgtccttgtggcaacctGATAATTTttaggaagctaataaaataaaatactgatatgAATTTATTTAAAATTGAATGTTTTTTCTTTCAGATTTAATAGTTCAGAAGTCAAACGTAATATGTATTTTTGATATTCAAAACCATCTTTTTATTTTTCAAAACATATTTTCAAATTCTGTATTTTTTCTGTGTTACAATAATACATCCAAGGTAGATTTATTTTTGAAAAGCCCATAATTTCATGTACTATTGAAATGTTTTCATTTTAGTATGTATAAAAAAAATTTAGATGTTGATTTTTTTATATTTGATTACAAAACTCTCAAAAATTAGTCTGAGCTTCTTCGAGCCCTATAGATAAGGCAAGAGTAAtacatattttacaaataaattttaaaacataatattTAGAAAATTGGAAAAGGTGCAGAACTAGACGTAATATTTTGATATTTCAGGTCATGTGTAGAAAGATGGAAAGGAAGACAGAATGAACACAATGACTGTATGTCAGTTAAAGGCAGGAAAAGGAAAGTGATGAAGATGTGAAGTGGTAAATCGCTTTGAACACAAGGGAGAAATGAATTTCTATGGGTTAATATGAgtaatgaaaaggaacaaacatgtAATAAATCAAGTTGTATTTAGAAAGAAGCATGAAAAtgcacataataggataaacacaacaggtcagtgtgggaagagggaacaaGAGGAGGagataaggacaaacatgaaaGCAGGAGGACAAGGTCGTTCTCCTCATTTTGATTTTTCATGTTTCTTTTTACACATATAAGTAGTTTGTTTCTGTCCATTACTCACATTTTAATATGCCGCTGTATTCCTTAAATTCAAGTAAACATTATATTAATGGATTTAGTTGCTGAAAAGTGCCCTGAAAAAATAGTTGAAATGCAACATGTCTTTTAACTGTTTTCACAgaacctgattttctttgtttgtaGATATACTGTATTTATTAGCATAATAGATGCTCTGTTTTCCAGTTTTTATAACAAAAATCTAGGGTACATCTTTTATGCAAGGAAAAGTTAGTTAAGGGCACAATGTGTCTGTGATGACCACAGTAAAGTAGTTTGGACAGAAATAATTATTCCAGATGAACAAAAATTATCATGTGCAATAAATGAACATTGTAGCTTGTTATTAGCTAATTAGCTACTGGTTACACTTCATGGTTAATTTTTTATGACAGTTTATTTGTTGGTATGATTTTTAACGCCTCAAATTCATTCCAAGTTGTTGGAAaggtaaactcggaaactactcatgtgacatgaatgatatttttacagctACTACTCACAGTATATAcgtacaaagtagactacaatcatgatatttagTAAAGTAATCTTTTGTAGGAAAATTTCTAATATTGCCATTCAAATTTTCtcaaattttgttgaatattttatggcctatttttcataaataaagagctataTTCATGATTGTACTTCACAATTAAGACAATTTTACACTAAAACAGTGTGCCAAATTACATCGGTCTATCCAAATTATGATGACAAGGATAGTGATTTTCCACTACTTTACGgtggtcttcacagacatgtgcccAGAAAATAGTTTTAACTTAATTTTTCACAGAACCCAATTTCCTCTGTTGGTAGATATACTGTATTTATTAGTGTAACAGATGCTTTATTTTCCAGTTTTTATAATAAAAATCTAGGGTACGTCATTTATGCAAGGAAAAGTTAGTTAAAACATGCACCATCTCAAATGTGAAATAATTGATTGTATGAAGAGTGATGTAGAAAACCAGTAGCAACTACCAATGATGTATTGATAGTCTCGCTACAAAAACGAGCATACGATTGATAACTAGCATCAGCTGTTAAACTTGTGTAGCAAAACACAGATGACATACAGCGTACCATAACTTAAAAATGGAAATGTTGTATAGCAGTAGTTATTGGTAAAACAAAACATTTACTAACATTATATTGCTACTATTATGTAACTCTTGCTGTGTTACTTGAATATTTCATCTTATTTCTATCCATTGCAAAAACACTGTTCATCAACACAACTGCCTACTGCAGGCTTTACAAGAATAGCCTACTGCATTATTAgcagtttttgtgtgtgtgtgtgtgtgtgtgtgtgtgtgtgtttttttaaaagAACCAGTTCCAATTGGAGTCTTTCTCTCACATTGTTATTTAAAAACTTGGATATGAACAAGACTACTCCATCCTTCATTTCTCATCATTGCCTATAAataccacacacacacattttttttttaaaatacacaTTCTATAGAAATAATTGCTATCCTTTGCTGAAAGTGTGATCAGCAAAACTGGGTATGCAGTTGTTAATCTTCTTTTCTTGAATCCCACCTTTGGCAGCTCTAAATATGGATTTCAGTGGTTAGCCAATTTTACACCCTGCTAATGCTAGGGCtatgtcttaattaaggcctcggccattACTGTCCAGTCTTAACCCTTTCCATCCTTCCaatgccaaaaaccttcaatgtgtcagTGTggtgttaaaccactagtaaaaaaaaaagtattactaagacttttttgttgaaaatgaaatgcatCCATTAAACGGAAATTTTTTCTCTAAAATTTAAGAGGGTGCATCCACTATGCAGTGGTGTCCATTAcatgaataaatacagtaaattTACCTTATGCAATGGCTAGAAAACTGTACTTAATAGGCCCCATTCCTAAATTTAACTTTAACCTGCTTTGCTTACTTGCTTACAGTCAGTACATCTCTGTGAAATCTGTCTGATGTTACAGGTAATGATATCTTCTGCACCATGATGCAAGCATAATGAGGAAGAAGAAATTCACTATTGTGATGGAGATCAGGAGATAACTACATGGTTTTGTTGTTCTGCCAATGGATCTTTGAATATAGGTGTGTCTTGTGAAGACAAAAAAACAAAACATGGAATCTGAACTACCTGAAGGGAATGGTTCTGAAGTTTCTAAGAATCAAAATTCAACCCTTAACGAGCAAATTTTGTCTTCAGAAGAAGTTGGTGAAAGTGACTGTTGTATAGGTTCTCCTCCATCTGTGGAAGATATTCAGAGTGATTCAAATTCTGATGGCATTGTAATAAATGAAACTGATTCTACTGATGAACTAGTTGATCTTGATGGTGATCTTGTCGTCCTTGATGATGAGTTGGATCCACCTGTGCCTATAATTGTTGAAGATAACCCAGCGGATAGAAAAGCTTTGAAATCATGCCTGAGATCAAAAAGTAATGCTTCTAGGGAAAATTCTGAGAGTGAAAATGGTGAAAATTTGAATAGTTCATTTCCTAGGTGTGAGGGATATGATCAAGATTGTCACACTACTGGATATGATGACTCTAAAATAGAGCCTAGAACAAAAAACGATAAAAGAGTCAGATTTTATTTGTATAAAAGGAAAGCCAAACCTACTCGAATCGAAAATCCTGGTAGAACTGTTTGTCTCACTAGGCGTAAGTTGATACCTCCTCTTAATCCCACACCCCCAGGAAATGGAGGTGTTGCTCTGGAGAGAACGGTCCTTGACGTATCTACAGCTAACTCTGTAGAACAAAACACTAATTTCTTGAAAGTTGGGTATAGGAGAAAACATGATACATGCGTTACACAGCCAGATATAGACATGCCCTGCAATTCATTATCTTGTAATCAGTTTGAAAAGACTGTTGATGAGAAGTTGGAAGCATCAGAAGTTAATGTTGAGAAAGATAAACCAAACTCAAAAGTTCGTTCTAAAGGGTTATTGACACAAAGAATTAAAGACAACAAGAATTTGGATCTTAAAGAGTTAGTTTTAAGTAATTCATCGGATACATTGAATAAGACTGAGAAAAATGAGTCAACTATTATGGAAAAAGTGCATATAGTGAATACATCAACACATCATAGTCCTGTTTCATCGACCACCAAAAAAGAAGTTGAAGTACGGAAGAATGGTAAGAAAGATAAACATAATCATGTTGTCAACAGGCCAAGACAGAATGTTATTCTCCGGAAGTCTCTGTTGACTAATGCATGTGCAAATATTTCTACTTCATGTATACCAATTCCTAGTGATAAACAAGGTCTTCCAGACAAAGACGTTGTTAAAACAAGTGTAAGTTCCATGAACAGAAATGATCATATAGAGACAGTTAGTTCAAAGGAATCTATGAATACCCTATCAAGGCAGAATGATCCTGAAATTGGTGGTCAGGATTCTGATATTGGAATGACAGTGCTCTTACAAGGGAAACAGAAACAAGCTGGGGTGCTAAATTTGCAGAAAGAGACTGTGATGGAATCAAATACTTTGGAATCAGTTAAGGTGGATGCTGTTTCTAATATGGGTACTTCACAGTTCATTGAGATTTCTAGAGATAGCATGGATTCAAATGCTGGCAACTTACAAACCTGTTCAGAAAATCTGGGATTAAAATCAACCCCTAAATTCCCTGCATCACCAGAAGGAAAGCAAGCTACTTGTAAGAGTGATGGTAAGAACGTGGAGGATAACAAAAGTGATCAAGGAGGACTTGCATTTCTTAAAGATGTAAAATCTTTGCAGACATCTACAAACTTGGGTTTGTTTAGCATGAATAGTTCAGCTATTATAAATAATGATGATACTATTTATGAAGATTTTGGATCTTTGGCCCAGAAATTAAAGAGGTGCAGAAAATCATCTgttccagtaaagttagtcaaagGAACTCCCAAGGCAGTGAATTCCAAGGATGTTGAAGATGTTCCTTTCTCTTCACCTGTAACTGATAGAAGTTCAGTTAAATCAATACAGAATGCTGAGTTATATGGATCTGGTTCTGAAGGAATTTCACAGTCTCCAGTTTCAGCACCACTGGTGAAGAAACCAAAGTCAAAGAGAGAACGAAAGAACTGCAAAAATAACACTAGTAAGCAAACTGAATCTGATAAAATTCCTCTTATTACTACAGCTGTCTGTAGGGAACAGAAAACTGAAACAAGGACTTCTACATCTTCCAACATTGTACAGAAGTCTAGTCAACATGATTCAAGCAACTGTAATTCTGATTCCAGATTGAAAGAGGAGGGGTTAACTACAAGAACTACATCTTTTTCTGAGGAACAGATTGTGAAGAGTCCCTTGTCAAGGGTTAAACATTCCATCACCAATTTAAGTGAAATAAGTAAAGATATTCCAAAAGCTGTAACGTCAATAGATGGAAGAAGTATATGCCTCACTTTAGAAAAATCTAGTCAAAAGATGATTGAATATTTGGACCTGGCTGGAgctgaaaggaaaaagaaagaaaggcttGTTGCTCTTACTCAAGAAGTAGTTGAGAGCTTTGCAGAGAACAGTTGTTTAAAGAAGGTTCTAAATATACCCATGAAAGGTGTAATGAACATCTCAGATAAGAAAAAAGGAACGGAACATGGCACAATAGAACAATCTGTTCCCGCAGTGAATTCAAAAGGTTTATCAGAATCAAAAGATAAAAGTGGAACTTTACTTGAACCCAGTCCAACTGAATCTGTAGGAGAGAAGATTGCTAAACTATCTTTAAGCACAAAGGTGAGTGATGGTATAGGCAGTAGTGCAGCTATTACTACAGAAGTTTCACATTCACTTGTACATAACGGTACAGGAGGAATAAAAAGAAAGAAGACTGCCCCCTTCAGAAAATCACGAGTAAATAAAAAGATGAAGACGAATTCTCCTGGTGAACAAAAAGTGAAAGATGATGGTTGTCCAAAACTGTTGGCAAGGACAGTACATTCTTCTTGTTTTTctaaaattagtagtagtagtatgcctaCCAAATTAAGATCTGAGGGCATAAAAAAGAAGAAGCAGTCTGTAAGGACACCAGTGTATCTTGATTCTGTCCACTCTTTAATAACTCCTACTTTAAGGTTATATCCACCAGAATCTCTTAATGGATCAGTTGTTAGTGACTTAGAATCTTCCCATTCTGGAGTAAATGCAACAACTTTAAAGACATTCGAAACAGGATCTCGAATACCACAATCTAAGTTTAAGAACCTGTCGCCTAACACAGTAAGGAGAAGGAAGTTGAAAAGACTACCGTTTGTACCTTCTTCAATTCTTTCAAAAACAAAATTGTATGGTAATAAATCGAAAAAAATTTCAGATACGGAACTTCTTCAAAGGTATTCTATAAAGAACTGTCATGTTAAGTTAGACAAATTAACATCAGAAGATATTAAGAGGCATTCGTGTTTTGCATTCAAAGGTTATACCAAACTGTCCCCAAGAACTACACTCAAGAGAAGCCCTTATATACCATCTAGGAAGAAAACTTCTGTTATACCAGAAAACATACCAAaacttcagaaagtgatggaagatGTAATTACCAGCGATGATGAAAGTTGGATAGGTTGGAATTCATTGATAACAGACTTAGGCCAGGGTTTACAATTAGTTAGCATAATGGAAGGCTCAGAAATTACTCACACACTGGTTTCTTCTGAGGTTCCTGACTTTTCAACTTTGAAATTTTGTGATAAGTCTACTGATACATCAGACTTAGGTCAGCTGTGAACATTTGTAATCTCCTGTTCTTTAGTGAATGGAAAAGTGAAGATTGAGGCGTGACATCCTCTTCTAATGCTTTCACGATATGCTATTTAATAAGATTTTTTTACAGTCTGCTAACAACCATAGTCATTCCATTGTCATTACAaatgcacttcaatacggaacaaaaatgaaatttatagcttgtaATTGTCATTATGTCATAAGAAATGTTGAAAAATCTTGTTATTATTTCTAAAGTATGACTGCAGCCTTTTCATTTTGGGTTGGACGTGGCCGATTGCAATGAAACTGGATAGGATGAACAATTAAGACATCATAAACTTAATGGTAATAGTCATTCTGCCATATATTAGTGTTTACATAGTTTAAAAAATGGGTTTTTTCTGTGGTTTTAAGTGGAATATGATGTATCAAAGGAATAAATTGCagtgaaacttggtaggatgaacATCACTGCATGCCTGCCATTGTGACATAGGCTGTCCACAAcgaaaatgagtgattctgaacacGAATCCAGCAGTTCTGTTGTTtgtgctaataaaatattatattaatggcACACGTtaatgttacatgtaataaatatcatttttggtccgtattgatgatatttgattgaaataataacagtaagttatttattagaccacctaatcaatacaaagtctagtcttgaatgatttacataaatttgttaattaatagtggtacatgtttcgccttccctgaaggcatcaacagccatagtcttaaccttaaattaaaaataagcatctaaataacatgtaataaagaaatgaattttaaaatcttgagatttgaagtaaaataacattaaaaataacaatgatggtttaaaaaatacaatgtgatgagatacaatagtggaagtattaacaaaattaacattagaaggctgctaaaataagtgcattggataaaacaacagattgttatacaacaagtagtaagattgcataaaaataaagttgatattctggcggttataattagacgataaagaagagagaataaaactcaaaggttggtcgagagatccgaagttaatcataatcttggGATCTCTCGACcattcagggaaggcgaaacatgtaccactattaattaataaatttatgTGAATCATCCAaaactagactttgtattgattaggtggtctaataaataacttactctTATTATTTCAACATGTTCATGTACCAATGATCAAGATCTCATACCACATAATATTGCAGTTTCCATTATAAATGATACAGGAGTATTAACACACGAGAGGTCGCgcaaaggcaaattgctcacgcttcatattttaatgagctgctattttcctttggcggtgaatgctctgataaaaatattaatatgtaccctgtgtaactgcctttcgactagtactaacataattacccagtaacaatattttctcaatgtaaaaaaattaatgaacTTTGTCGCAAAATCTGGTAAAGTTACAAGAGTTTTTAAAGAGCCCGAGAGGTCGCACATGAGCAAATTGCCGCAACGTTTCCATTTATACATTTTAATGAAttatttggtcacaattcaagataaaactacagcaccatacTTTACTGAAAGctaccataaacctcatgaactttacttaagaaactttcttggaaatgcagtcatgtaagaatgcactatgtgaggggtcgcatgaaggcaatataataccaatataatggtccgttattggacattataaattttccagctaactcattcttggttgcctgcgtttcgccctcgtgtgctaagttaggctcgtcagttgggacttagcacaccacccaagacgcaaggctagtgcataccatggaggccactgcataggctacttgaagccatcagcagtgccaatgcacaatgagagctatgtctcattttcaaaaattgatgcctgcctggccatcaaatgatgtagatgttgattcccatagggaacctaaaatatttgtcccgaatgaataaatttataataccaatataatagtccgttattggacattataaattttccagctaactcattcttggtattataaatttactcattcgggacaaatattttaggttccctatgggaatcaacatctacatcatttgatggccaggcaggcatcaatttttgaaaatgagacatagctctcatagtgcattggcactgctggtggcttcaagtagcctatgcagtggcctccatggtatgcactagccttgcgtcttgggtggtgtgctaagtcccaactgacgagcctaacttagcacacgagggcgaaacgcaggcaaccaagaatgagttagctggaaaatttataatgtctaataacggaccattatattggtattataaatttactcattcgggacaaatatttttaggttccctatgggaatcaacatctacatcatttgaagGCAATATGCCGCaacagatgcgagagtgaaagaaaacttaaactactcggAACGCAGCAGACAATTCACTGATGATAATCAACGTCgggcgagagagagggagggaaGGGATGAAGCgagagccctaagccctacagcggctagcaacgaaattattaacaaatatttaaaagtgcggcaaattgctgtgggtgcgacctctcgcgtgttaaaacCCTAATAGTTTAATATATTCATATACCGTTCATGTAAGTAAAATAGGTTTGTTGAGCATGACATTCTGTTAGGTTTGTCAAAATCTCACTTCAgtataaagtgttttatgtaatcaaaataaactttcaacgtgttagGTCCTATTCGGTACACATGGAAGagattttaagttattttatgtaaCTTCATGTAACAATCAGTATATTTGTACAAAACATAAGCAGTATcattccatgtcatcatcagctaaTTGCTATACCCACCTATtgtttagcaattaattataacacttcTGTTAATTTATGACAAAATGATTTTTATCAATAAACTTAGGATATGCTGATTGATTATTCACCCAAATTTCATTGAAATCCGTCTtgtccaacccaaacagttcccttgcCAGACTTTGTATAGGCTTCAGTTTGAAATCCTTATTAACGTTAGCATTGATcgtattttaacttgtaaaatgttaCCAAATAAAGTTTTACAGCCATACCTATATTataagaatgaaaatacagtagaagtccattatagcgagaattaaTAATAgtggaaaatttactcgctatagcggactgtcgttatatcagattttttgtaaaaatcgggaaaacccccatacacattaaaatgggtatgaaacggcaatcagtttgttcaaaacttgtgttttcgcggATAACTTCCACACTACTGGTTCCTTGATTGtaatttttcgaaatccgatactacgtgagagagtgtgtttaatttcattctgaaaaagttGTAGTAGCCTACCATATTTCTCcacattcttcttcaaaaaaatttaaatcaggcttaaaaagtgctttgtaaaatcatatgaatgcctttcttgtacagtacgcattttagactatttttaggtgctgaacattggctttagttatgccatattttttgcgactgcacaattattctttatttccgtgggcTTAATAACCATTGacttaaaattgacatcataatatcgaagagaacccgttgaaaatttgctggctaAACCTATTCCACGCGCCTGTACAGttctttacaaaaacaatataaatataagtcaccaccttatcaatacaaaatttattcacattcagctagtaaatatggtcaagaccggtttcggcccctagggggtcatcttcagttgacatgcataaaagatatattttacaaaaacatcacatataatgattaaaaataagtccaactgatcataaatgttggtatgtatgtcttggtacatttgagctattgtatgtgtcaatcctaagtttcccagcatacagtgttaaggtaagtagttaactaatatacatcatccatgaaattacatgctatttttcatgttatcactatctaatttgggttgtacaatgtggaatgagatatacatacatttgtgtaaattaatggtagtaagttcagtaatatacattaaaaattggttcttaaattacattaattgattattgatcagtcatacgAGAATGTGCTCCATCAAtaatattcaagactcttaatagctctaacaacagtagctgcccaaaatatcgccagacattacaaccaaatattacctgaattgcaagcagattatacaaatacttatctaaccgcaattatgtatatagttatatgtttttacggacccattatatcggaacatcataactaatcaaatactgttgtgaaaactttgttaaccccattttaccccaaacaatgtatatatagcaccacttattaataatgttaatacaatgtatttttaacaaggtatatatataccactgttttagttatgtgtccaatttaacaagattatccaatgcctatgctcaacaaaacaaataattttctaaaagttcaaccctattccaagacataaaataagaataataggctttataaactgatactttagcatttaagatatatgccaacaaggtattgcatactaatattttaatcacaagtgtccaaactaATAATTCTACATtctcatatgactgatcaataatcaattaatgtaatttaagaaccaatttttaatatatattactgaacttactaccattaatttacacaaatgtatgtatatctcattccacattgtacaacccaaattagatagtgataacatgaaaaatagcatgtaatttcatggatgatgtatattagt is drawn from Anabrus simplex isolate iqAnaSimp1 chromosome 1, ASM4041472v1, whole genome shotgun sequence and contains these coding sequences:
- the LOC136857105 gene encoding serine-rich adhesin for platelets, with translation MESELPEGNGSEVSKNQNSTLNEQILSSEEVGESDCCIGSPPSVEDIQSDSNSDGIVINETDSTDELVDLDGDLVVLDDELDPPVPIIVEDNPADRKALKSCLRSKSNASRENSESENGENLNSSFPRCEGYDQDCHTTGYDDSKIEPRTKNDKRVRFYLYKRKAKPTRIENPGRTVCLTRRKLIPPLNPTPPGNGGVALERTVLDVSTANSVEQNTNFLKVGYRRKHDTCVTQPDIDMPCNSLSCNQFEKTVDEKLEASEVNVEKDKPNSKVRSKGLLTQRIKDNKNLDLKELVLSNSSDTLNKTEKNESTIMEKVHIVNTSTHHSPVSSTTKKEVEVRKNGKKDKHNHVVNRPRQNVILRKSLLTNACANISTSCIPIPSDKQGLPDKDVVKTSVSSMNRNDHIETVSSKESMNTLSRQNDPEIGGQDSDIGMTVLLQGKQKQAGVLNLQKETVMESNTLESVKVDAVSNMGTSQFIEISRDSMDSNAGNLQTCSENLGLKSTPKFPASPEGKQATCKSDGKNVEDNKSDQGGLAFLKDVKSLQTSTNLGLFSMNSSAIINNDDTIYEDFGSLAQKLKRCRKSSVPVKLVKGTPKAVNSKDVEDVPFSSPVTDRSSVKSIQNAELYGSGSEGISQSPVSAPLVKKPKSKRERKNCKNNTSKQTESDKIPLITTAVCREQKTETRTSTSSNIVQKSSQHDSSNCNSDSRLKEEGLTTRTTSFSEEQIVKSPLSRVKHSITNLSEISKDIPKAVTSIDGRSICLTLEKSSQKMIEYLDLAGAERKKKERLVALTQEVVESFAENSCLKKVLNIPMKGVMNISDKKKGTEHGTIEQSVPAVNSKGLSESKDKSGTLLEPSPTESVGEKIAKLSLSTKVSDGIGSSAAITTEVSHSLVHNGTGGIKRKKTAPFRKSRVNKKMKTNSPGEQKVKDDGCPKLLARTVHSSCFSKISSSSMPTKLRSEGIKKKKQSVRTPVYLDSVHSLITPTLRLYPPESLNGSVVSDLESSHSGVNATTLKTFETGSRIPQSKFKNLSPNTVRRRKLKRLPFVPSSILSKTKLYGNKSKKISDTELLQRYSIKNCHVKLDKLTSEDIKRHSCFAFKGYTKLSPRTTLKRSPYIPSRKKTSVIPENIPKLQKVMEDVITSDDESWIGWNSLITDLGQGLQLVSIMEGSEITHTLVSSEVPDFSTLKFCDKSTDTSDLGQL